The following are encoded together in the Labrus mixtus chromosome 2, fLabMix1.1, whole genome shotgun sequence genome:
- the LOC132992953 gene encoding uncharacterized protein LOC132992953, translating to MGFTALHLLLWLLAASTPTAQEMLSLHVTPKISAACGQQVTLDCEVSSSQHGLSIKHMQWYQNNTSYCSVNSEETVTKEHQSSFRCEYQQGRLSLIFTEVQPMESGTFRCKLHSNKGAKDGSTILELQDGCGQVEGLIKDGYPTCTFTRVYPDGEVHWFHGSKRLHGEHKTIEDVEDGGWLTIRSYMERKSSGVSYNCSLWSTKIGRYIASTLVEKEEFSPRERPLNGTGSQGPMRTSWCFTILTVFLLKLL from the exons ATGGGGTTCACAGCACTGCATTTGCTTCTCTGGCTCCTTGCTGCTTCCACTCCGACAGCACAAG AGATGTTGAGTCTACATGTGACTCCAAAGATTTCTGCAGCGTGTGGCCAGCAGGTTACTCTAGACTGCGAGGTGTCCTCCTCTCAGCACgggctgtcaatcaaacacatgCAGTGGTATCAAAACAACACCTCTTATTGTTCTGTGAACAGTGAAGAAACGGTTACTAAAGAACACCAGAGCAGCTTCCGCTGTGAGTATCAACAAGGACGACTGTCCCTCATCTTCACAGAAGTGCAGCCGATGGAGAGCGGGACCTTCAGGTGTAAACTTCACTCCAACAAGGGCGCCAAGGATGGAAGTACAATCTTGGAGTTACAAG ATGGCTGTGGgcaggtcgagggtttgataaAGGACGGCTATCCCACATGCACCTTCACGCGAGTCTACCCAGACGGAGAGGTGCACTGGTTTCACGGCTCCAAACGTCTCCATGGTGAACACAAAACTATCGAAGATGTTGAAGACGGGGGTTGGCTGACTATCCGGAGCTACATGGAGCGGAAGAGTTCTGGAGTGTCCTACAACTGTTCCTTGTGGAGCACCAAAATTGGGAGATACATCGCTTCCACTTTGGTTGAGAAGGAAGAGTTCAGTCCACGAGAGAGGCCGTTGAATGGAACTGGATCACAGGGACCTATGAGGACATCCTGGTGTTTCACAATCTTAACTGTTTTCCTGCTGAAATTACTTTGA